The Alphaproteobacteria bacterium SS10 genome includes a region encoding these proteins:
- a CDS encoding ferredoxin family protein, translated as MTYVVTEACIKCKYTDCVEVCPVDCFYEGENMLVISPDECIDCGVCEPECPAEAILPDTDDKAEQWLELNREYSEKWPNITGQKSPPADADEMQGVADKFKKFFSDKPGDGD; from the coding sequence ATGACCTATGTGGTGACCGAAGCCTGCATCAAATGCAAATACACCGATTGCGTGGAAGTTTGCCCGGTGGATTGCTTCTATGAAGGCGAGAATATGCTCGTCATCAGCCCTGATGAATGTATCGATTGCGGTGTCTGCGAACCAGAATGCCCAGCGGAAGCCATCCTGCCCGATACCGATGATAAGGCAGAGCAGTGGCTTGAGCTGAACCGCGAGTATTCTGAGAAATGGCCAAACATCACTGGCCAGAAATCGCCACCTGCTGACGCTGACGAAATGCAGGGCGTCGCGGATAAGTTTAAAAAATTCTTCAGCGATAAGCCTGGTGACGGCGACTAG
- a CDS encoding DEAD/DEAH box helicase, translating into MPIYDDLAKITAVLGPTNTGKTHFAIERLVAHHSGMIGFPLRLLARENYDRVCELKGRAATALITGEERIIPPGARYFLCTTESMPVDKQLAFVALDEVQLCADPERGHIFTDRLLHCRGTEETMLLGADTMAGIIRTLIPDAEIIGRPRFSTLTHSGFQKVTRLPRRSAAVAFSANDVYALAELVRRHRGGTAVVLGALSPRTRNAQVEMYQSGEVDYLVATDAIGMGLNMDVTHVAFASLHKFDGRGRRRLHNHEIAQIAGRAGRHITDGTFGTTANAKPFEEEQVEAIENHRFDPVRKIVWRNNDLDFRTTDRLLASLDRPAQDDVLIRMRDAEDHLALKSLSQDKEIADIACDPERVKQLWDVCQIPDFRKIMSDAHLRLLAQVYRHLNGPGHRLPHDWVADHLSKLERTDGDIDALMSRISHVRTWTYISHREQWLDDPAHWQGRSRALEDQLSDALHERLTQRFVDKRSASLLRHLQSGAPLTGAVRQNGEVIVEGEFVGELKGFRFIEDQTAAGGDAPAIQTAARRALTDEIQRRVQACENDIDGMFALAPDGYLSWRQAPVAKLVAGEHALKPKIELLPTELLDGGQRDKVQQRLEKFLKTHIEEILGPLLACESLEGTGPARGIAFQVFEGLGAQPRHRVEELLGGMEKDDRRALHKAGIRLGPLHVFLPKLGKTHAVNLRALLWSLHXGRNLXAPTPANGRTSLKPEEGVPHVFYNMIGYPVVGPLAVRMEILDRVISNMHDGATGAVVTMDNAWAELLGCSLDDLKAVLTALGYQELPPETETPEAGAAEEAAATEAAAAETPAEPAAETPAETPAETPEENTGETKADEAAEASAEPAAEPAAEPTPEVAAEEKAEPAEPKAPPVRFRLTKPRLGGKPSQRRQGGSKPRQGHGSGGRPDQKAGGKPNKVKRRDQKFQGGKGGQRQAGGGKGGSKGGDSAPLTHSPFEKLRALQQQTGDE; encoded by the coding sequence ATGCCGATTTACGACGATCTGGCCAAAATAACCGCGGTATTGGGACCGACCAATACAGGTAAGACGCATTTCGCCATCGAACGCTTGGTTGCACACCACAGTGGGATGATTGGCTTCCCCCTGCGCCTGTTAGCGCGCGAAAACTACGACCGAGTCTGTGAGTTGAAAGGGCGCGCCGCCACCGCCCTGATCACGGGTGAGGAACGGATTATCCCACCTGGGGCCCGCTATTTCCTCTGCACCACTGAATCAATGCCGGTTGATAAACAGCTGGCCTTCGTCGCGCTCGATGAGGTTCAGCTCTGCGCCGATCCGGAGCGGGGGCATATCTTCACCGACCGCCTGCTGCATTGCCGGGGAACAGAGGAAACGATGCTACTGGGTGCCGACACCATGGCCGGCATCATCCGGACCCTGATACCAGATGCAGAGATCATTGGCCGCCCCCGCTTCTCCACCCTGACCCATAGCGGGTTTCAGAAGGTCACCCGCCTGCCCCGCCGGTCAGCGGCGGTCGCCTTCTCAGCCAATGATGTCTACGCGCTAGCCGAGCTGGTGAGACGCCATCGTGGCGGCACGGCAGTGGTCCTCGGCGCCCTTAGCCCACGCACCCGCAACGCCCAGGTTGAGATGTATCAGTCCGGCGAGGTGGATTACCTGGTCGCCACCGACGCGATTGGTATGGGCCTCAACATGGATGTCACCCATGTGGCTTTTGCCAGCCTGCATAAGTTTGATGGGCGGGGCCGACGGCGCCTGCACAATCATGAGATTGCCCAAATTGCCGGCCGTGCCGGGCGCCACATCACTGATGGCACCTTCGGCACCACGGCAAATGCCAAGCCGTTTGAGGAAGAGCAGGTAGAGGCGATTGAGAACCACCGCTTTGACCCCGTGCGCAAGATTGTCTGGCGCAACAACGACCTCGATTTCCGCACCACGGACCGGCTGCTGGCCAGCCTAGACCGCCCAGCCCAGGATGATGTGCTGATCCGCATGCGGGACGCAGAGGATCACCTTGCCCTGAAATCTTTGTCACAAGATAAAGAGATCGCGGATATCGCCTGCGACCCCGAACGGGTTAAGCAGCTTTGGGATGTTTGCCAGATCCCAGATTTCCGAAAAATTATGTCGGATGCCCATCTGCGGCTGTTGGCGCAGGTGTACCGGCATCTGAACGGCCCCGGACATCGGCTGCCCCATGATTGGGTGGCGGATCATTTGAGCAAGCTTGAGCGGACGGATGGCGATATCGATGCGCTAATGTCGCGTATTTCACATGTCCGCACCTGGACCTATATCTCCCACCGGGAGCAATGGTTGGACGATCCGGCACACTGGCAAGGCCGCAGCCGGGCGTTAGAGGACCAGCTCTCAGATGCATTACATGAACGTTTAACCCAACGATTCGTTGATAAACGGTCCGCATCTCTATTACGACACCTGCAATCGGGCGCGCCACTCACCGGCGCGGTCAGGCAAAATGGCGAGGTTATCGTGGAAGGCGAATTCGTCGGAGAGCTGAAAGGCTTCCGCTTCATTGAGGATCAAACGGCCGCGGGTGGTGATGCCCCTGCGATCCAAACCGCTGCGCGCCGGGCATTGACCGATGAGATCCAGCGCCGGGTTCAGGCCTGCGAGAACGATATCGACGGCATGTTCGCCCTCGCCCCCGATGGGTACCTAAGTTGGCGCCAGGCACCGGTTGCCAAGCTGGTTGCCGGTGAGCACGCGCTGAAGCCCAAGATTGAGCTGCTGCCGACCGAGCTGCTCGACGGTGGTCAGCGCGACAAGGTTCAACAGCGCCTTGAGAAGTTCCTCAAGACCCATATCGAAGAAATCCTCGGCCCACTGCTTGCCTGTGAGAGCCTAGAGGGCACCGGCCCTGCCCGCGGTATTGCATTCCAGGTCTTTGAAGGCCTGGGCGCCCAGCCACGCCACCGGGTTGAAGAACTGCTCGGCGGGATGGAGAAGGATGACCGCCGCGCCCTGCATAAGGCTGGCATCCGCCTTGGCCCGCTGCATGTCTTCTTGCCTAAGCTTGGCAAAACCCATGCGGTTAATCTGCGCGCCCTGCTTTGGTCGCTGCATCNGGGCCGCAACCTGCNGGCACCAACCCCCGCTAATGGCCGCACATCGTTGAAGCCGGAAGAGGGCGTGCCGCATGTCTTCTACAACATGATCGGCTACCCCGTTGTTGGCCCACTGGCAGTGCGGATGGAGATCCTGGACCGGGTTATCTCCAACATGCATGACGGCGCCACCGGTGCAGTTGTGACCATGGATAACGCCTGGGCCGAACTGCTTGGCTGCTCGCTCGACGATCTAAAGGCTGTTCTGACCGCACTTGGCTATCAAGAACTGCCACCAGAGACGGAAACACCCGAAGCAGGCGCAGCAGAAGAAGCGGCGGCAACTGAAGCAGCAGCGGCTGAAACCCCGGCCGAGCCCGCCGCCGAAACCCCTGCTGAAACGCCCGCCGAAACGCCTGAAGAAAACACTGGCGAGACCAAAGCTGACGAAGCCGCTGAAGCATCAGCAGAACCCGCCGCTGAGCCAGCCGCAGAACCAACCCCAGAGGTTGCGGCAGAAGAAAAGGCAGAACCAGCGGAGCCCAAAGCACCGCCGGTGCGCTTCCGCCTTACCAAGCCACGCCTCGGCGGAAAACCAAGCCAACGCCGCCAGGGCGGTAGCAAGCCACGGCAGGGCCATGGCAGCGGTGGTCGCCCCGACCAGAAAGCCGGTGGTAAACCCAATAAGGTCAAACGCCGGGATCAGAAGTTCCAAGGCGGTAAGGGTGGTCAACGGCAAGCTGGCGGCGGTAAAGGCGGTAGTAAGGGCGGCGACAGCGCCCCGCTCACCCACTCACCATTTGAGAAGCTGCGCGCCCTTCAGCAACAGACCGGGGACGAGTAA
- a CDS encoding TerB family tellurite resistance protein, with protein sequence MAKYSYLVNRVRQHALRDARVGEFEDTQMASAILLVNAAKMDGRMSEAERQAVLGNLRIKFGLQKDGAEQLMGAAEKKTEDHVNLYDVADTLEEGMSLRQRQELMAMMRDVVLSDGHLDPLEQALLAQMGNMLNVPKGNPALARQRVAAALGITRMAQDHQKDVEAEKELEEEQRLAAQQEQKNQRNMGNTLNA encoded by the coding sequence ATGGCAAAATACTCGTATTTGGTGAACCGGGTTCGCCAACATGCCCTGCGCGATGCACGGGTAGGCGAGTTTGAGGACACCCAAATGGCCTCAGCTATCCTGTTGGTGAACGCAGCAAAGATGGATGGCCGGATGAGTGAGGCTGAGCGTCAAGCGGTGCTCGGCAATCTGCGGATTAAGTTTGGACTGCAAAAAGATGGCGCCGAACAGCTCATGGGCGCTGCTGAGAAGAAGACTGAGGACCATGTGAACCTCTACGACGTGGCGGACACATTGGAAGAGGGCATGAGCCTACGTCAGCGCCAGGAGCTGATGGCCATGATGCGCGATGTCGTCTTGAGCGACGGCCACTTGGACCCGCTTGAGCAGGCCTTGCTGGCCCAGATGGGCAACATGCTCAATGTGCCTAAGGGCAACCCAGCCCTCGCCCGTCAGCGGGTTGCGGCCGCACTTGGCATCACCCGTATGGCCCAAGACCACCAGAAAGACGTGGAAGCTGAGAAAGAGCTTGAGGAAGAGCAGCGCCTTGCCGCTCAACAAGAGCAGAAGAACCAGCGCAATATGGGGAACACCCTAAACGCCTAA
- a CDS encoding RNA-binding S4 domain-containing protein has translation MRLDKWLWHTRFFKTRSLAAKLCQGGKVRVNGTATNKAHSQITIGDTLTFAQGHHIRVVKVLELPPRRGPAPEAQACYEDLDPPSKETRLPSDRISARMPKETAAPRPEGRPSAKDRRALQKLRGKD, from the coding sequence ATGCGCCTGGATAAATGGCTGTGGCACACCCGCTTTTTTAAGACGCGCAGCCTGGCGGCCAAGCTTTGCCAGGGCGGTAAAGTTCGGGTGAATGGCACCGCCACTAATAAGGCCCATAGCCAGATCACAATCGGTGACACCCTGACCTTTGCCCAAGGGCACCACATCCGTGTGGTGAAGGTGCTAGAGCTGCCGCCAAGACGCGGCCCGGCACCAGAGGCGCAAGCCTGTTACGAGGACCTTGATCCCCCCTCGAAAGAAACGCGACTGCCAAGCGACCGAATTAGCGCTAGAATGCCCAAGGAAACCGCGGCACCACGACCCGAGGGGCGGCCTTCGGCAAAGGATCGAAGGGCTTTGCAGAAATTGCGCGGAAAAGACTGA
- a CDS encoding CarD family transcriptional regulator produces MSQDQEFNQGDMVVYPAHGVGKVEGIETTTIGGEALSLYTISFKQERMRLKLPVQKAKNSGLRRLSSKERLKTALSTLQGRTRVRRTMWSRRAQEYEAKINSGDPVSIAEVLRDLRRNDDQGEQSYSERQIYQAALERLARELAAVEQIDEEAAATKLEKVLMKAAA; encoded by the coding sequence ATGAGCCAAGATCAAGAATTCAATCAGGGTGATATGGTTGTCTACCCTGCCCACGGCGTCGGTAAGGTCGAGGGTATTGAGACCACCACCATCGGCGGTGAAGCCCTGTCGCTGTACACCATCTCCTTCAAGCAAGAGCGCATGCGCCTCAAGCTTCCAGTGCAGAAGGCCAAAAACTCTGGCCTCCGTCGCCTGAGCTCTAAAGAGCGCCTGAAGACTGCTCTCTCCACCCTGCAAGGTCGCACCCGCGTCCGTCGCACCATGTGGAGCCGTCGTGCCCAGGAGTACGAAGCGAAGATCAACTCTGGCGACCCAGTGTCCATCGCAGAAGTTCTGCGCGACCTGCGCCGCAACGATGATCAGGGCGAGCAGTCCTACAGCGAGCGTCAAATCTATCAAGCAGCACTTGAGCGTCTTGCTCGTGAGCTGGCAGCGGTTGAGCAAATCGACGAAGAAGCTGCAGCGACCAAGCTTGAAAAAGTGCTGATGAAGGCCGCTGCGTAA